One window of the Bradyrhizobium sp. NP1 genome contains the following:
- a CDS encoding MFS transporter translates to MQNSVATVAMTATMKASSVRWKLFLLMLLLFSVNYIDRASLSVAMPLIAKEFDLDPALQGLILSAFFWTYTLMQVPGGVLADRYKPRLVITAATMGWGLFQAIAAVSVSWWGLLLTRLGLGAFEAPLGPACGKLNAIWMTQNERGRGAVLFNSGAALGAALGAIIVAWLIALLDSWRLAFLIAGVGTVLCGWWSWHYIRNSPREHPSVNEAEALHIEEGHALEDSAAPDSSGEGWRAFFRYRSVWCMCFGWMAYNTVFYGLLTWLPNYLSKVNNLDIKTLGGASFLIFFTGFVGQITGGWIADFWRGKGGSFNAVYRTLFGISAAFVTVSLFLVAYARDLTTIVSLLCATMFFLTWCGMYWVIPSFLAGRERAGLLGGCMNLSGNIAGIVVPVIVGVIVQSTGSYFLALMFFAAAGLALFINSALIDYGRRLPV, encoded by the coding sequence ATGCAGAACAGTGTCGCGACGGTCGCAATGACCGCGACCATGAAAGCTTCGAGCGTTCGCTGGAAGCTGTTTCTCCTGATGCTGCTGCTGTTCTCCGTCAACTACATCGATCGCGCGTCGCTGTCGGTGGCGATGCCGCTGATCGCCAAGGAATTCGATCTCGACCCTGCGCTGCAGGGGCTGATCCTGAGCGCGTTCTTCTGGACCTATACGCTGATGCAGGTGCCGGGCGGCGTGCTGGCCGACCGCTACAAGCCGCGGCTCGTGATCACGGCCGCGACCATGGGCTGGGGCCTGTTCCAGGCCATCGCCGCCGTCTCCGTGAGCTGGTGGGGTCTTCTGCTGACGCGGCTCGGCCTCGGCGCCTTCGAGGCGCCGCTTGGGCCCGCATGTGGCAAGCTCAACGCAATCTGGATGACGCAGAACGAGCGCGGTCGCGGCGCGGTGCTGTTCAACAGCGGCGCGGCGCTCGGTGCGGCGCTCGGCGCCATCATCGTGGCCTGGCTGATCGCGCTGCTGGATTCCTGGCGGCTTGCATTCCTGATCGCCGGCGTCGGCACGGTGCTGTGCGGCTGGTGGTCGTGGCACTACATCCGCAATTCGCCGCGCGAGCACCCTTCGGTCAACGAAGCCGAAGCGCTTCACATCGAAGAGGGCCATGCGTTGGAGGACAGCGCGGCGCCCGACAGCTCCGGCGAAGGCTGGAGGGCGTTTTTCCGCTACCGGTCGGTGTGGTGCATGTGCTTCGGCTGGATGGCCTACAACACTGTGTTCTACGGGCTTTTGACCTGGCTTCCGAATTATCTGTCCAAGGTCAACAATCTCGACATCAAGACGCTCGGCGGCGCGTCCTTCCTGATCTTCTTCACGGGATTCGTGGGCCAGATCACCGGCGGCTGGATCGCGGATTTCTGGCGCGGCAAGGGCGGCAGCTTCAACGCGGTCTATCGCACGCTGTTCGGGATCTCGGCCGCGTTCGTGACGGTGTCGCTGTTCCTCGTAGCCTATGCGCGGGACCTGACCACCATCGTGTCGCTGCTGTGCGCGACCATGTTCTTCCTGACCTGGTGCGGCATGTATTGGGTCATTCCGTCGTTCCTGGCCGGTCGCGAACGGGCCGGATTGCTCGGCGGCTGCATGAATCTGTCCGGCAACATCGCCGGGATCGTGGTGCCTGTCATCGTCGGCGTCATCGTCCAGTCGACCGGCTCCTACTTCCTGGCGCTGATGTTCTTCGCGGCCGCGGGGCTCGCGCTTTTCATCAACTCGGCTCTCATCGACTACGGCCGCCGGCTGCCGGTCTGA
- a CDS encoding DsbA family oxidoreductase — translation MTLKPLKIDVVSDVVCPWCYIGKKRIEDALKLVPDVPVELQFRPFFLNPWVPREGISREEYLTAKFGSVEAYKGIAGRVVEAAKGEGLSYRPDLVQRQPNTIDSHRLIHWAEAIGKAPQMKQRLMELYFRDGGDLTDVDVLVKAAADVGLDADDVRRRLATDEDVDLIAGQAQEASSKGISGVPTFVFAQKYAVSGAQAPEQLARAIRQVSAEINAEAAE, via the coding sequence ATGACGCTGAAGCCCCTCAAGATCGACGTCGTGTCCGACGTGGTGTGCCCGTGGTGCTATATCGGCAAGAAGCGGATCGAGGATGCGCTGAAGCTCGTGCCCGATGTTCCCGTCGAGCTGCAGTTCCGCCCGTTCTTTCTCAATCCCTGGGTACCGCGCGAGGGCATCAGCCGCGAGGAGTACCTCACCGCGAAATTCGGCTCGGTCGAGGCCTATAAGGGCATCGCCGGCCGCGTGGTCGAGGCGGCCAAGGGCGAGGGGCTGTCGTACCGGCCCGATCTCGTGCAGCGCCAGCCCAACACTATCGATAGCCACCGCCTGATCCACTGGGCCGAGGCCATCGGCAAGGCGCCGCAGATGAAGCAACGGCTGATGGAGTTGTATTTCCGCGATGGCGGCGATCTGACCGACGTGGATGTCCTGGTGAAGGCCGCGGCCGATGTCGGGCTAGATGCCGACGATGTGCGGCGTCGCCTTGCCACCGACGAGGACGTCGACCTGATCGCGGGCCAGGCGCAGGAAGCATCGAGCAAGGGCATTTCCGGCGTGCCGACCTTCGTGTTTGCGCAGAAATATGCCGTGTCTGGCGCTCAGGCTCCCGAGCAACTCGCACGCGCCATCCGGCAGGTCTCGGCGGAGATCAATGCCGAGGCCGCCGAGTAG
- a CDS encoding helix-turn-helix transcriptional regulator translates to MNRHVSTVRTERSQPLHIGDHLREWRQRRHLSQLDLAVDAEISARHLSFVETGRASPSREMVLKLAERLDVPLRERNVLLVAAGYAPAFPQRSLDDPMLKSARQAIDLVLRAHEPNPALAYDRHWNLVTANRMVAPLLDGIPQRLLGQPFNILKLAFHPEALAPRTVNLAEWCGHLLERLHRQCEATADPELLKLYDELRSYPLPARSAPLPPDNNVAIPLKLRHDGEVLSFISTTMVFGTPVDVTLSELALETFFPADEPTAERMRKIAAGLG, encoded by the coding sequence ATGAACAGGCATGTATCCACCGTGCGAACCGAGCGATCCCAGCCGCTTCATATCGGCGACCACCTGCGCGAATGGCGGCAGCGCCGCCATCTCAGCCAGCTCGATCTGGCCGTCGATGCCGAGATCTCGGCGCGTCACTTGAGCTTTGTCGAAACCGGTCGTGCCTCGCCGTCGCGCGAGATGGTGCTCAAGCTCGCCGAGCGGCTCGACGTGCCCCTGCGCGAACGCAACGTGCTCTTGGTCGCGGCAGGATACGCGCCGGCGTTTCCGCAGCGCTCGCTGGATGATCCCATGCTGAAATCGGCGCGCCAGGCCATCGACCTGGTCCTTCGGGCCCACGAACCCAATCCGGCGCTGGCCTATGACCGCCACTGGAACCTGGTCACGGCCAATCGCATGGTGGCGCCATTGCTCGACGGCATCCCGCAGCGTCTGCTCGGGCAGCCCTTCAATATCCTCAAGCTCGCCTTTCACCCCGAAGCGCTGGCGCCGCGCACGGTCAATCTCGCCGAATGGTGCGGGCATCTGCTGGAGCGGCTGCATCGGCAGTGCGAAGCCACCGCCGACCCCGAACTGCTCAAGCTCTATGACGAGCTCAGGTCCTATCCGCTGCCCGCGCGCTCGGCGCCGCTGCCGCCCGACAACAACGTCGCCATTCCCCTGAAATTGCGGCATGACGGCGAGGTGCTGAGCTTCATCTCGACCACCATGGTGTTCGGCACGCCGGTCGACGTCACGTTGTCGGAGCTGGCGCTGGAGACCTTCTTTCCGGCCGACGAACCAACGGCCGAGCGGATGCGAAAGATCGCGGCCGGCCTCGGCTAG
- a CDS encoding group III truncated hemoglobin, whose translation MAEAERREQITADIVARTGITEAMIERLVHDFYARVRSDAVLAPVFEARIRDWGPHLRQMCAFWSSVALMTGRYHGTPMAKHMPLPIDADHFDRWLALFEDTARQVCPPPAATHFVERARRIAASLEMGVANGQGVILGIGERFRRGAAA comes from the coding sequence ATGGCAGAGGCGGAGCGGCGCGAGCAGATCACGGCCGACATCGTCGCGCGGACCGGCATCACCGAGGCCATGATCGAGCGCCTCGTGCATGACTTCTACGCCAGGGTTCGCAGCGATGCGGTGCTGGCGCCGGTGTTCGAGGCGCGGATCCGTGACTGGGGCCCGCATCTAAGGCAGATGTGCGCGTTCTGGTCGTCGGTCGCGCTGATGACCGGCCGCTATCACGGCACGCCGATGGCCAAGCACATGCCGCTGCCGATCGATGCCGATCATTTCGATCGCTGGCTGGCGCTGTTCGAGGACACCGCGCGGCAGGTCTGTCCGCCGCCCGCGGCTACGCATTTCGTCGAGCGGGCCCGGCGCATCGCCGCGAGCCTCGAAATGGGCGTTGCGAACGGGCAGGGCGTCATCCTCGGCATCGGTGAAAGGTTTCGCCGCGGCGCCGCGGCCTGA
- a CDS encoding Rrf2 family transcriptional regulator — protein sequence MRLTSFTDFALRTLMRLAGEPSRSFATSEISAEFGISRNHLAKVVRDLADSGFIATQRGAGGGFVLARPAQSITLGEVVRKLEGDSALVECFRADGGACVLTPRCRLKTRLAAAREAFMRELDRTTLAECAYPARTKRN from the coding sequence ATGCGCCTGACATCGTTCACGGATTTTGCGCTGCGCACCCTGATGCGGCTGGCTGGCGAGCCGTCCCGCTCGTTTGCGACATCGGAGATCTCGGCCGAATTCGGCATTTCCCGCAATCACCTCGCAAAGGTGGTGCGGGATCTCGCCGATAGCGGCTTCATCGCGACCCAGCGCGGCGCCGGCGGCGGGTTCGTGCTGGCGCGTCCGGCGCAGTCGATCACGCTTGGCGAGGTCGTGCGCAAGCTCGAGGGCGACAGCGCGCTGGTCGAATGTTTTCGCGCCGACGGCGGGGCCTGCGTGCTGACGCCGCGCTGCCGGTTGAAGACGAGGCTCGCCGCGGCGCGCGAGGCCTTCATGCGCGAGCTCGATCGCACGACGCTCGCCGAATGCGCCTACCCGGCGCGGACAAAGCGGAACTAG
- a CDS encoding SET domain-containing protein translates to MPTISQNKPYRIGRSRTGLGLFATKPIKKGTKIIRYFGPLLDSRKKKDDAIENKYLFELNNRWTIDGSVRENVARYINHACKPNAESDVKPRKRKVFIRAIKNIEPGEEINYDYGTDYFKEYLKPIGCKCDACEKKRKKKRAEARAERQRLKERAERKAQRKAEKLAKARKKARLKREKLKLDGTKLNGVKVNGAKVNGAKAIGKLVNGKRGLKTVRVKATAAKPAPATPVVAEQKLAA, encoded by the coding sequence ATGCCCACGATTTCCCAGAACAAACCCTACCGCATCGGTCGTTCCCGCACTGGATTAGGCCTCTTCGCTACCAAGCCAATCAAGAAGGGCACCAAGATCATCCGCTATTTCGGCCCGCTTCTGGATTCGCGGAAGAAAAAGGATGATGCGATCGAGAACAAGTATCTGTTCGAGCTGAACAACCGCTGGACCATCGACGGCTCGGTGCGCGAGAACGTCGCCCGCTACATCAATCACGCCTGCAAGCCGAATGCGGAATCGGACGTCAAGCCCCGCAAGCGCAAGGTGTTCATCCGCGCCATCAAGAACATCGAGCCGGGCGAGGAGATCAACTACGATTACGGCACCGACTACTTCAAGGAGTACCTCAAGCCGATCGGCTGCAAGTGCGACGCCTGCGAGAAGAAGCGCAAGAAGAAGCGCGCGGAGGCGAGGGCCGAGCGGCAGCGGCTGAAGGAGAGGGCCGAGCGGAAGGCGCAGCGCAAGGCCGAGAAGCTCGCCAAAGCCCGGAAGAAAGCAAGGCTCAAGCGGGAAAAGCTGAAGCTCGATGGCACCAAGCTCAATGGCGTCAAAGTCAACGGCGCCAAAGTCAACGGTGCCAAGGCCATCGGCAAGCTCGTGAACGGCAAGCGCGGCTTGAAGACCGTGCGCGTCAAGGCCACCGCCGCGAAGCCGGCTCCCGCCACGCCAGTCGTTGCCGAGCAGAAACTCGCGGCCTAA
- a CDS encoding TetR/AcrR family transcriptional regulator: MAKRTEETKFRPARASARAAPARSGRLPKAAREARAAAEAPYHHGALREALLAAAERVLERDGLAGLTLRAVAREAGVSHAAPKHHFGDLTGLVSELAAIGFRQFNATMEAARASSTQPPQRAMAAAKAYVAYAQAHPGMYGLMFRTERLDMSRPSLCEAADASFAGLARSVGASRHEHIEAEALTLEQAAAIARAWSLVHGFTMLLLDGRLADILRRLPEGTGVEPLLEAMLKITVARPPDSSP, translated from the coding sequence ATGGCAAAGCGGACTGAGGAAACGAAATTTCGCCCGGCCCGGGCTTCTGCCCGCGCGGCGCCGGCCCGATCGGGCAGGCTGCCCAAGGCTGCGCGCGAGGCACGAGCGGCGGCCGAGGCGCCATACCATCATGGCGCGTTGCGCGAGGCGCTGCTTGCGGCTGCCGAGCGGGTGTTGGAGCGCGACGGCCTTGCCGGGCTGACGCTGCGCGCGGTGGCACGCGAGGCCGGAGTGTCACATGCGGCGCCAAAGCATCATTTTGGCGACCTCACGGGGCTTGTCAGCGAGCTCGCCGCGATCGGATTCCGGCAGTTCAACGCCACGATGGAGGCGGCACGCGCCAGCAGCACGCAGCCCCCGCAGCGCGCGATGGCCGCGGCCAAGGCCTATGTCGCCTATGCCCAGGCGCATCCCGGCATGTATGGGCTGATGTTCCGCACCGAGCGGCTCGACATGTCGCGGCCCTCGCTGTGCGAGGCGGCGGATGCGTCCTTCGCAGGCCTGGCGCGGTCCGTCGGCGCCAGCCGCCACGAGCATATCGAGGCGGAAGCGCTCACGCTGGAGCAGGCGGCAGCGATCGCGCGCGCCTGGTCGCTGGTGCACGGCTTCACCATGCTGCTGCTCGACGGGCGGCTGGCCGACATCCTGCGCAGGCTGCCCGAGGGCACCGGCGTCGAGCCGCTGCTGGAGGCCATGCTGAAGATCACCGTGGCTCGGCCTCCAGACTCCTCGCCTTAG
- a CDS encoding DUF429 domain-containing protein produces the protein MRALGLDGFSRGWVAVTLDGDHHEVSFHPDVTDALSRPFDRAAIDIPIGMTDDGERACDQLARTKLRPHASRVFTGARRWLWQEFDDPDHANREAVRRGQKRVSRQLWHLGPKIMEVDAFVRANPSRDIREVHPELAFLRLNGGRPLPSKKSEAGAGLRCRLLERQGIGDIGRWLSTRRIGSGAKIDDVLDACAVAIAARETAGSIPEGTPPRDIHGLSMQICF, from the coding sequence GTGAGGGCGCTCGGCCTCGATGGATTTAGTAGAGGTTGGGTCGCCGTCACGCTCGACGGCGACCATCACGAGGTCAGCTTCCATCCCGACGTGACGGACGCGCTGTCGCGGCCGTTTGACCGGGCAGCAATCGATATTCCGATCGGCATGACCGACGACGGCGAGCGGGCCTGCGACCAGCTTGCGCGGACGAAGCTGCGGCCGCATGCCTCGCGCGTTTTCACCGGAGCGCGGCGCTGGCTCTGGCAGGAATTTGATGATCCCGATCACGCCAATCGGGAAGCGGTCCGGCGCGGCCAGAAGCGGGTGTCCCGCCAGCTCTGGCACCTCGGGCCGAAGATCATGGAGGTCGATGCCTTCGTTCGCGCCAATCCCTCACGCGATATCCGCGAGGTGCATCCCGAACTGGCATTTCTGCGCCTGAACGGCGGCAGGCCGCTGCCGTCGAAGAAATCGGAGGCGGGCGCCGGCCTGCGCTGCCGGTTGCTCGAACGCCAGGGGATAGGCGATATCGGTCGCTGGCTGAGTACGAGGCGGATCGGCAGCGGCGCCAAAATCGACGACGTGCTCGATGCCTGCGCGGTGGCGATCGCCGCGCGCGAGACGGCGGGCAGCATCCCTGAGGGAACGCCGCCACGCGACATCCATGGTCTGTCGATGCAGATCTGCTTCTGA
- a CDS encoding fumarate hydratase: MNAPAAFPDPQKPVPPYKHTPLFPLGKDETPYKKVTSEGVRVEKVLGKEMLVVSREALRALSEAAFGEINHYLRPGHLKQLRNILDDAEASPNDKFVALDFLKNANIAAGGVLPMCQDTGTAIIMGKKGCNVITDGDDEAALSEGARDAYLRRNLRYSQVAPLSMYEEKNTANNMPAQCEIYAEGDDAYKFMFMAKGGGSANKSFLFQATPSVLTKDRLLAFLKEKVLTLGTAACPPYHLAIVIGGTSAELCMKTVKLASARYLDALPTHGSADGNAFRDLEMEKEIHKMTQSLGVGAQFGGKYFCHDVRVIRMPRHGASLPIGLGVSCSADRQVLGKITRDGVYLEELEHNPAQYLPQVEQALGGEVVKIDLNRPMKDILATLSKHPIKTRLSLTGTMIVARDSAHAKLRERLEKGEPLPDYFKNHPIYYAGPAKTPEGYASGAFGPTTAGRMDSFVDQFQAAGGSMVMLAKGNRAPAVREACKKHGGFYLGSIGGAAANLAEHCIKKVEVVEYPELGMEAIWRIEVVDFPAFIIIDDKGNDFFKELNLG, encoded by the coding sequence ATGAACGCGCCCGCCGCCTTTCCCGACCCGCAAAAGCCTGTCCCGCCCTACAAGCACACGCCGCTGTTTCCGCTCGGCAAGGATGAGACGCCCTACAAGAAGGTCACGAGCGAGGGCGTGCGGGTCGAGAAGGTGCTCGGCAAGGAGATGCTGGTGGTGTCACGCGAGGCGCTGCGCGCGCTGTCGGAGGCCGCCTTCGGCGAGATCAACCATTATTTGCGCCCCGGCCACCTCAAGCAGCTTCGCAACATCCTGGATGATGCGGAAGCAAGCCCCAACGACAAGTTCGTCGCGCTGGATTTCCTGAAGAACGCCAACATCGCCGCCGGCGGCGTGCTGCCGATGTGCCAGGACACCGGCACCGCGATCATCATGGGCAAGAAGGGCTGCAACGTCATCACCGACGGCGACGACGAGGCGGCGCTGTCGGAAGGCGCCCGCGACGCCTACCTGCGCCGCAATTTGCGCTATTCGCAGGTCGCGCCGCTGTCGATGTACGAGGAGAAGAACACCGCCAACAACATGCCGGCGCAGTGCGAGATCTACGCCGAGGGGGATGACGCCTACAAGTTCATGTTCATGGCGAAGGGTGGTGGCTCCGCCAACAAGAGCTTCCTGTTCCAGGCCACGCCCTCGGTGCTGACGAAGGATCGCCTGCTCGCGTTCCTGAAGGAGAAGGTGCTCACCCTCGGCACTGCGGCTTGCCCGCCCTATCACCTCGCGATCGTGATCGGCGGCACCTCCGCCGAGCTCTGCATGAAGACGGTGAAGCTTGCGTCGGCCCGCTATCTCGACGCGCTGCCGACCCACGGCTCGGCCGACGGCAATGCCTTCCGCGATCTCGAAATGGAGAAAGAGATCCACAAGATGACGCAGAGCCTCGGCGTCGGCGCGCAGTTCGGCGGCAAGTATTTCTGCCACGACGTGCGCGTGATCCGGATGCCGCGCCACGGTGCGTCGCTGCCGATCGGGCTTGGCGTGTCCTGCTCGGCGGACCGCCAGGTGCTCGGCAAGATCACCAGGGACGGCGTCTATCTCGAGGAGCTCGAGCACAATCCGGCGCAGTATCTGCCGCAGGTCGAGCAGGCGCTCGGCGGCGAGGTCGTCAAGATCGATCTCAACCGGCCGATGAAGGACATTCTGGCGACGCTCTCGAAGCATCCGATCAAGACGCGGTTGTCGCTCACCGGCACCATGATCGTGGCGCGCGATTCCGCCCATGCCAAGCTGCGCGAGCGGCTGGAGAAGGGCGAGCCGCTGCCGGACTACTTCAAGAACCATCCGATCTATTACGCAGGTCCCGCCAAGACGCCGGAAGGCTATGCCTCGGGCGCGTTCGGCCCGACCACCGCGGGGCGGATGGATTCCTTCGTCGACCAGTTCCAGGCGGCCGGCGGCTCCATGGTGATGCTCGCCAAGGGCAACCGCGCGCCAGCCGTGCGCGAGGCCTGCAAGAAGCACGGCGGCTTCTATCTCGGCTCGATCGGCGGCGCGGCCGCGAACCTCGCCGAGCACTGCATCAAGAAGGTCGAGGTCGTCGAATATCCCGAGCTCGGCATGGAAGCGATCTGGCGCATCGAGGTCGTGGATTTCCCGGCCTTCATCATCATCGACGACAAGGGCAACGACTTCTTCAAGGAGTTGAACCTGGGGTGA
- a CDS encoding alpha/beta hydrolase — translation MATFVLIPGGWHGGWAFAGMIARLRQAGHEAYALTLPGLDETPPEDAAPINLDTHIADVLEFLSIEDLSEVVLCSHSYGGMVARGVADRAADRIAALIYLDAFVPDDGQSWWDLANDHYRRIVIERARHDGLTVLPPEGRDPRRRPHPLGAFLQALHLTRAEPAIRRVFVYASGWSATPFTAQYERLRDDPAWSVHSIDCAHDLINVASDAVFDILTGTARELALP, via the coding sequence ATGGCTACTTTCGTCCTGATTCCGGGTGGTTGGCACGGCGGCTGGGCCTTTGCCGGCATGATCGCGCGGCTCAGGCAGGCCGGCCATGAGGCCTACGCGCTGACGCTGCCCGGCCTCGACGAAACCCCGCCCGAGGACGCCGCGCCGATCAACCTCGACACTCATATCGCCGACGTGCTGGAGTTCCTCAGCATCGAGGACCTCTCCGAGGTCGTGCTCTGCTCGCACAGCTATGGCGGCATGGTCGCGCGCGGCGTCGCCGACCGCGCGGCGGATCGGATCGCGGCGCTGATCTACCTGGACGCTTTCGTGCCGGACGACGGCCAATCCTGGTGGGATCTTGCCAACGACCACTATCGCCGGATCGTGATCGAGCGCGCCCGTCATGATGGGCTCACGGTGCTGCCGCCGGAAGGGCGCGATCCGCGCCGCCGCCCTCACCCGCTCGGCGCCTTCCTGCAGGCGCTGCATCTCACCCGCGCCGAGCCGGCGATCCGCCGCGTCTTCGTCTATGCCAGCGGCTGGAGCGCGACGCCATTCACCGCGCAATATGAACGCCTGCGTGACGATCCGGCCTGGAGCGTGCACTCCATCGACTGCGCCCACGACCTCATCAATGTCGCGTCAGACGCGGTGTTCGATATCCTGACCGGGACCGCGCGAGAGCTGGCGCTTCCGTAG
- a CDS encoding SRPBCC domain-containing protein, which produces MRETHAITLEKVLPNPPDKIWRTLTTSELIARWLMPNDFEPKVGHRFTFRTQPMGDWDGVVQCEVLACEPPRLLRYSWKGGSDSNPAYGSRLDSEVTWTLTPVEGGTLLRLVHDGFVFPGNKFAFDAMSSGWGRVADRIAALSTDAAVAIDPSCAKG; this is translated from the coding sequence ATGCGTGAGACCCATGCCATCACCCTGGAGAAGGTGTTGCCGAATCCGCCGGACAAGATCTGGCGCACGCTCACGACAAGCGAATTGATCGCGCGATGGCTGATGCCGAACGATTTTGAGCCCAAGGTAGGCCATCGCTTCACGTTCCGAACCCAGCCGATGGGCGACTGGGACGGCGTCGTGCAGTGCGAGGTGCTGGCCTGCGAGCCGCCACGGCTGCTGCGCTATTCCTGGAAGGGCGGCTCGGATTCCAACCCGGCCTATGGCTCACGGCTTGATTCCGAGGTGACCTGGACATTGACGCCGGTCGAGGGCGGCACGCTGCTGCGCTTGGTGCATGACGGCTTCGTCTTCCCCGGCAACAAGTTTGCCTTTGACGCGATGAGCTCGGGGTGGGGCCGGGTGGCGGACCGGATCGCGGCGCTGAGCACCGACGCCGCCGTTGCAATCGATCCGAGCTGCGCGAAAGGGTGA
- a CDS encoding metalloregulator ArsR/SmtB family transcription factor, whose amino-acid sequence MAAADLTAIVKTLADPTRRAVLERIAREGEVAATRLVAGSKVSQPAVSQHLRALRDAGLVTERRDGRHILYRAAPEGLDPLIDWIGHYRSFWRERFDRLEKLLKE is encoded by the coding sequence ATGGCCGCTGCCGACCTCACCGCCATCGTCAAGACGCTCGCCGATCCGACGCGCCGCGCGGTGCTCGAGCGCATCGCGCGGGAAGGGGAGGTCGCGGCGACGCGCCTGGTTGCGGGATCCAAGGTGTCGCAGCCGGCGGTGTCGCAGCATCTGCGCGCGCTGCGCGACGCCGGGCTCGTGACCGAGCGCCGCGACGGCCGGCACATTCTCTACCGGGCGGCGCCGGAGGGCCTCGACCCGCTGATCGACTGGATCGGCCACTACCGCAGCTTCTGGCGCGAGCGCTTCGACAGGCTCGAGAAATTATTGAAGGAGTAG
- a CDS encoding GFA family protein produces the protein MQTTKTFTGGCHCGQVRFEATSDLAMVTACNCSICTKKGLHFTFLSPKNFQLRAGGENLTEYLFNKHAIRHQLCVDCGVDVFARGRKPDGTEVVALNVSCIDGIDLAKVTMTPIDGRNR, from the coding sequence ATGCAAACCACCAAGACCTTCACCGGCGGCTGTCATTGCGGCCAGGTGCGCTTCGAGGCGACCTCCGACCTCGCCATGGTGACGGCGTGCAATTGCTCGATCTGCACCAAGAAAGGGCTGCACTTCACCTTCCTGTCGCCGAAGAATTTTCAGCTTCGCGCCGGCGGCGAGAACCTGACGGAATACCTGTTCAACAAGCACGCCATCCGCCACCAGCTTTGCGTCGACTGCGGCGTCGACGTGTTCGCGCGCGGCAGGAAGCCCGATGGCACCGAGGTGGTGGCGCTGAACGTGAGCTGCATCGACGGCATCGATCTTGCCAAGGTCACGATGACGCCGATCGACGGCAGGAACAGATAG
- a CDS encoding glutathione S-transferase: MRYQLYYWPNIQGRGEYVRLALEDAGASYDDEARHGTGMSAMMRMMDEKRGTPPFAPPFLKAGKLVIGQTANILLYLGARHQLAPKTEAGRLWVHQLQLTVTDLVLEVHDSHHPLGPTLYYEDQRAPAKRRSEEFWKERVPKYLGYFERLVRANGGAYVTGRRISYVDLSLFQIVAGLRYAFPKRMQAFEPEIPRLVELHDRVAVRPNIKAYLASDRRIPFNEEGIFRRYKALDL, encoded by the coding sequence ATGCGCTATCAGCTGTATTACTGGCCGAACATCCAGGGTCGCGGCGAATATGTCCGCCTCGCGCTGGAGGACGCCGGCGCCTCCTATGACGACGAGGCGCGCCACGGCACCGGCATGTCGGCGATGATGCGCATGATGGACGAGAAGCGCGGCACGCCGCCCTTTGCGCCGCCGTTCCTCAAAGCCGGCAAGCTCGTGATCGGGCAGACCGCCAACATCCTGCTCTATCTCGGCGCGCGGCACCAGCTGGCGCCGAAGACGGAAGCGGGAAGGCTCTGGGTGCATCAGCTCCAGCTCACGGTCACCGATCTCGTGCTCGAAGTCCACGACAGCCATCATCCGCTCGGACCAACGCTCTATTACGAAGACCAGCGCGCACCGGCCAAACGCCGCAGCGAGGAATTCTGGAAGGAGCGGGTGCCGAAATATCTTGGCTATTTCGAGCGCCTGGTGAGAGCCAATGGCGGCGCCTACGTGACCGGGCGCCGCATCAGCTATGTCGATCTCTCGCTGTTCCAGATCGTGGCCGGCCTGCGCTATGCGTTTCCGAAGCGGATGCAGGCGTTCGAGCCGGAGATTCCGCGCCTGGTCGAACTGCACGATCGCGTGGCGGTGCGGCCCAACATCAAGGCCTATCTCGCGAGCGACCGCCGCATCCCCTTCAACGAGGAAGGCATCTTCCGCCGCTACAAGGCGCTGGATTTGTGA